ACCATCTAAGGCTTGCTTTCTCAAAAATAAACCTATTAGCTAAGCGGCTCACAATCAGAAATAACTAAACTTAACTCGGTAGTTAGATCAATTTCAAATGGCTTTACCTTTTCATGAGCCTCATTTTCTAAAATTCGTACAACCGGTCTGGAGGGAAATCCCGGATTATTTTTAATAATAACGCCGGAGATACCAGAGCTTAAGGTGACCCCTAGACCAACTGGATAAATAGAGATCGCATTTCGAAATTGTTCCAAAACATTATTACAAAATTGCGTACCCGATCCTGCAAACAAAAGCTCCGTAGCATCATGCGGTAGCATCGGCTTACGATAAACCCGATGACTTGTTAAAGCATCAAACACATCACATACGGCTAAAATTTTCGCATATGGATGAATTTCCGCTTCTTTTAATTGACGGGGGTAGCCACTCCCGTCAATTCTTTCATGATGCTGAAATGCGCAATGTGCAGCTAGTAACGGAACTCCTATTTGTTTTCGTAATAATTCAAATCCGATTACGGTATGCTGCTTGACAATTTCATACTCCTCATCAGTCAAACGCCCCGGCTTATTCAATATTTCAGGCGGTATCATCATTTTACCTACATCATGTAAAATAGCCCCTATGGCTAAATCAGCAATTTCCTTATCATTTAACCCCATTTTTAATCCGACTGATACAGTATAAATTGTTACGTTAAAGGAATGGACAAACACGTAGGAATCGATACCACACACCGTTCCTAGTAAATTCATTGCTGAATGATTGTTTTTTAATTCATGAATAAGATTCATGAGCACGCCTCGAACACGCAGTCCCATTTTTTCTGCCGCAAACACTTGTCTAAATTTTTTAGGATCTTCACGAAAGGTTTCAAACGACTTGTGGATAAATCCCATCGCTTCCCGTCGCGTCTCATCGGATATAATATCATCTATAAGAATATCAGCGGTATCCTCATCCTCAATATAAATGGAATGAATATTCATTACTGCTAAACGTGCGATCATTCTCTGAGTGAGTGTAACGCCGTTTCCCACTAAGATTGTACCATTACTATTGTAGATACTTCGTGCAAGCTTCATGCCCGTTTCACAGCGGGTGATGGACAATAATCGCATTAATTTT
The nucleotide sequence above comes from Brevibacillus laterosporus LMG 15441. Encoded proteins:
- a CDS encoding HD-GYP domain-containing protein, translated to MRLLSITRCETGMKLARSIYNSNGTILVGNGVTLTQRMIARLAVMNIHSIYIEDEDTADILIDDIISDETRREAMGFIHKSFETFREDPKKFRQVFAAEKMGLRVRGVLMNLIHELKNNHSAMNLLGTVCGIDSYVFVHSFNVTIYTVSVGLKMGLNDKEIADLAIGAILHDVGKMMIPPEILNKPGRLTDEEYEIVKQHTVIGFELLRKQIGVPLLAAHCAFQHHERIDGSGYPRQLKEAEIHPYAKILAVCDVFDALTSHRVYRKPMLPHDATELLFAGSGTQFCNNVLEQFRNAISIYPVGLGVTLSSGISGVIIKNNPGFPSRPVVRILENEAHEKVKPFEIDLTTELSLVISDCEPLS